In Glycine max cultivar Williams 82 chromosome 4, Glycine_max_v4.0, whole genome shotgun sequence, the genomic stretch AAGATTGATTTGTGCTTTTGCATGTCACAATTGTCTAATATTCTACATCAATTTCAGATTCCTTTCCAAGTTGGGCTGTCAAAAGCAGATCTACGGAAGACGTTAAAATCCAGTTTATCCGGGGTAAGGTGATGCCTATCTTTTCTGAAAATACTTTCGTAAGTGCCATGCTTACATTGTGAATTGTCTTTGCTTTATAGGTGGACAAGTCCATTGCTGCGATGTATAAGAAGTTGCATAAAAACTTGACTTCGGAGGAACTCTTACCTTCCTTGTGGAATAAATGCAAGGTATGCTCTTCTTACTTCCAATTGACCCAAAAAAGAATGAACCGACAATCATATGGTAAATATTTCTGAGGCCATACTTCAAGGGTCTTGTGATTGCTTTGGCAGTTTGGCTGAGAGCATGACTACTGAAATTCCACAAACTCTGAAAATGAGCATAAGAAATacaataaagaatatttttgtattgaatGCGGCTTCTAACTGCTTCATCCTCAACATATTTAAGTATTGTCAATTACTATAGGCACTTTAGTAACTTATAAGTTACTTTGACTAGCTTATAAGCTAAGAATGTCTGCTATATCTAAGTAAAAATGCGTGTGACAAATTCTGATTGTTGTTTCCACAATTTTTACAGAATGATTTTCTTGATAAGTACGAAACCTTTGTCCAACTTGTCGCGAGGATTTACCCTGCTGAATCAGTCCCTTCTGTAGCAGAGTTGCGAGACCTTTTAGCTTCCATGTAAAGGTTTATACACATGccttctttccatttttttggCCTGTAATCATTCTTTTTACGACGTAATTTGATTTACTTTATGAAGTGCATTTTTGTGGTTTTAATTACTTGAAACAAGCATTATAATGCTTCATAGAAAGAATGTGATGAATTTCTTAGCTcaggtttaattttaatattttgcttACTATTTGATAGTGATTCTTTATGTATTTgtttagaatttaattagagttcacttttaatcataaattgtataatttttaaaggttattttaatcttttgtaataattagtttataatttttagataatGGACAGTGTAGTATATCAAAACTAAACCAATTCATTATGGTCAGCAGTTGAAAGTGTGATACTTTCTAACTGTATCTTGTGTAGTTGAGTACCAAGAAATGGAAGGAACCAATAGTGGGTTATTTAAATGAATTGGATGAGTAcgagaaggaaaagaaattaaaccaACTGAGCGGATAAGCAAACCTTGTCTATTACTGAGAAAAAAACATGTTCTTGATTGCTCATTGGAGCTTCATGAGTCTAATTTTGTGGAATCGCAATCACGGGACGAGAAGCACCAGAATCAATATACCAACTTTCAGACCGTTGTTGAGAAGTCTAAAAAATGAAGGTTTGCAGAGTTGGGAAAAGACTTGAAAATGTGGAGGATGGAGCACAACTAGTCATGTGAACTAGATGTGAAGGAGGGAGGCATTACAGAGTGTTGCTACGACTACGAGGATTGAGGGGTCTATGGAGAGTGTATGCAGGGATGAACCAAGGATCAACTCTATAGCTTAACCATCTAccctaaaaaaatcaaaccctATAATTCTTTATCAACTtccatacaaaaaaaataaaaataggtttgtatgtttttctttttgtcacaTCAAATTTATCATTATCTCTACAGGAGTGCTTAACAACTTATCACTTGTACAAGCTTCAACATTCTTCTATTAGCATGTTTTGCGTCTTACGCCACCAATTTCAAAAGTACTCTCTCAATTGCCAACTTTTAATAAAGAACAGTTTCCAACttatattaaagaataaaatctcAAAGGATAGGATTCGTATGCATCCAATATAAAGAGATACTCTTAATTTGTAATCACTACATGtgtatttaaagttatttttcagtaTAATTTATactgaattagaaaaatattaaattgaaccgaactaaattgttatttaaactgaattagaaaaatattaaatcactACAagtgtatttaataaaaaaatatttttaaaataatataacataatagttatttaagtttaatttataaattttaaattatgagaataaattagaaaaatattaaattgaaccGAATTAAATcgtaaaaaattgattttgtttgatttaaatttaatattatatttaaaccgaattatatttttattttatgcttgGTTGATAtggttttttgtttaaaaattgaaCGGACTGCAAacatgaaaaaaacaaaaaaaaaaaaccgtgtgataaaatgaaatgaaacatATTTAAGACGAGAAGAAATAGAAGAGTGAGATGTGAAACTAGAATGGAGGCGGCGACAAATCAGAAACATTAATCCCTCCGAAGTTTTCCGACTTAAGCATGATTTTGTTGGGTTCATATTCTTTGACTTCAATTCCCTCATCTCCTATATCTCTCCGCCCCCACTCCTCTGTTGCCCATGGAAGAATGGTGCAGTGTTCGCGCAGATGCGAGCTTTTCGATCTGCATCAGGAACTGATCCCTTATGACGTGGCATGGTCTTGGCAAAAAGACATCGTCAGGGAAAAGAAATCACAGATTGAGAACGAAGGAGATTGCAGCGACACACTTATTATTCTGCAACACCCTTCTGTTTACACATTGGGTACCGCTAGTACACACCACAACCTCAACTTTGACATCGAAAATCCACCCTTTCCTATTTATCGCACTGAACGCGGCGGAGAAGTTACGTTCCACGGCCCTGGCCAGGTCCTTCTTCCTCTTgtcattttttcttccttttatcgTATGATATTATTATCCTTCTTGTTTTTTACTTTGGAGTTTGGATTAATGTATTTTGATTTTGCACTGCAGCTAATTATGTACCCTATTATCAACCTCCGAAGACACAAGATGGATCTTCATTGGTACCTCCGGACCCTTGAGGAGGTCGTTATTCGTGCTCTTTCTTCAACATTTTCAATTCAGGCTTCTCGGGTAGAAGGTTTAACTGGTGTTTGGGTTGGTAAGTCTCAATTATCTTATCTTTGTTGCCATCTACATCAACAATTTGTAAATTTGGTGTCAGATATTTAGCTTGATTCATATGTTTATTGAATAGTTTGGATTACCGTGTGTCTTTGGTATCGGTCAATCTCTACCCAACAACACATAGTCAAGTTTTATGAACTCTTTATCATAAATTGAAAAATGTGGTTACATATTACGTGGTAATTGACCGGTTCTTCAGactatacaatattttttcctAGAGGTGAGTATGAGACTATCACCAAAccacaactttttaagtttgCACTATCAGTAGCCAGACAATGAGATTGCTGAACTTATTCAAGTTGTGTTTTTGAGTTTGTCATGATTTGAGAAATGTTGAAACAAATCCaacttcattcattttttttttcttattcttcattgttatttattattccaGGAAACCAGAAACTGGCAGCTTTAGGTATACGAGTGGCTCATTGGATAACCTATCATGGCTTAGCGCTGAATGTCACAACGGATTTGAGCCCCTTTAAATGGGTCATCCCATGCGGAATACGTGACCGTCAAGTGGGGAGTATAAAGGGCTTGCTTAAAGAAGCTCAATCATGTATTGCTCATGGAACATCTGTTTTGCACGATTTGGATGATACCAGTCTTATTCATATTACTTACAGGTCCTTGATTGAAGAGTTCTCACGAGCGTTTCAGCTTGAGTACCATTATAAAACTATTTCTGTACCTGTTTTGTGTAAAAGGAAACCTAgctgtttttcaaaagaaacgCAGCAAAGTTGAATTTGTTTGATGCAACATGGTAGCCCACTAGTCCCTTGATTACTGTATACTATTATGCACCAGAATACCAATTGCTTGCAAAAAATAGCTAGCTGATAACAttataaacaatttttctcCACTTTTCAAACGAAAATTGGGGGAAACAACCAAGTGACATTTTCAAAACAGAATGAATGAACTCCCATTTTGCTTTGGCCGTAGTCCTTTCAAATTCAGGTCTTGCAAAGATTACAACCTTAGGGAATGTTTGATTTGActgtattttgttttcattttaatggAAATAAAGAATGATAATGAAAATGCGTttggttaaatttttaaaaacattttcagtgaaaatatttttcctaacgaaccaaaaactaaaaataatgaaatctcgttttcagtgttttcagttgaaaccaaaaatctcattttgggtaaaatgaaaatgtgataaagaatgtaattttaaacaaatctaaaaatacattttcttttgaaaacacattttcagtatttttatttcttgaaagtagaaaataagaaatcaaatcaaacatgttttcaaaattttaatcttttgaaaatgaaaacaattttcagaaaatgaaaataaaaaatgaaaatgcaaaccaaacatacCCTTAATTTTCTTAGTAAATAAGGGCATtacatttaagaaataaaaaatgaaagagatggggcaacaatttttttaatgaaaagccTGCATTGAAGTTAATCAACTAATAGTGCCCGTGCCTTACAGATAAAAATGTTACGCAAATATATACAACACTCTTCCCTAATTCACGCTAAACTCAGTAATGATCTGCTACAGGTCTAGAAGGGAATAGCCTCAAAAGAAATGTCATCAATGACCAAAGGCACACAATCCCCAGTACTTGGAAGGTGATTAACATTGCGAACAAAGCTCCACTTCGTTCTACCAATTCAGGGCCCGCAGGAAGCCCCTTCATAGAGAATAACAACTTCTCGGCAAAATTAGCAGCTTTTGTAAGCTGATATAGTCTGTATACCTAGCAAAACAATTTAGAATATTACAAACTAATTACAGGTAAAGCCAAATTACAGTTACACCCCTGCCATCTGTTGACAGAAGAGTCAAGCTGCATCGAATCTTAAATCAAtctaaaatcaaacaaatagACAAACCTCAAATATAACCGGGACTAGAGGCCAGCAAGATGACCCACGATTGTCCAAAGCTTTCTCAAATGCAATTTGTGCAACACAGCCAACTAAAAATGGAGTTATAGCAACAAATGCTGCAATGCGAATTGCTGACCATGTCACAAACAAAAGAATGAGAGGAGCAATAATCTTCAAACCCATGGTGAAGAAAGCAGAGAATAGGTATCCTCTGAGGCCAGTAATAAGACCCCATCTTTTTGAGCTGTACTGCAAATACGGCCTCTGGACACAATCAGTCACATGCAAGAATGTCGCTAGTCCAATGTAGAACAGGACCTCGTGAGAGAATATAGTCACAATATCTGCATTTTATTGGTAATAGAAATGTGCATAAGAGATGCTAGTATAAGGCTCTTACAAAATCAAAGCTATGAAAATTACAGAACTCCATTCAGACAtccaaactaattttaatagcAAATTCAACTTCTTTGTCCAAAGACATAGCTCAGCAGTACACTGTCTAACAGAACGCTATGGAAACACAATTTTACCAAAATAACTAAAAGTTATACAAGCAACAAAGGGTTCAATTCAATCTTCAATATGTGCTAGTGAGAATTCTACCAACAGGTAAGtgaactaattatttttacttaagcCTACATCCACACCACCAATAACCTCCAGAAATACAGCAAAATGCAAGGGGAATGCAATAGCATGAGACATTGTCATTTTTTCAACATCTTTTGTGCTTTTGTctaagaatttcttttcacataaAATGTCAGAGTTCTTTGACATTGTTCTTCCCCGTATGTTTGGTTTGAGATTGGTAGGATAATCAGTGAGGGTTAGGTTCTCGATTTTCCCAGTACATAGACAGACAAATACTAGATACGTAATAATTTCTGTACCTAATCAGAGGACTGCATTGGAAGTGAGACTGCTGACCACTAGGTTCTCGATTTTCCCAGTACATAGACAGACAAATACTAGATACGTAATAATTTCTGTACATAATCAGAGGACTGCATTGGAAGTGAGACCGCTGACCACTTGAAAGaaattgtataaatttaattaaggttttgataaaaaaaaataatgagatgattttgaaatttggaTATCACTCTGCGACTTATATTGAGCGAATAACTAATTTGGTATTAACAGCAGCAAGAAATCTTAACAATGTAGCATAATGCAGACAAAATAGAGGGGTGGCATCACATTTAATTATGAACACAACTACACTCATCCTATGTTTTGGTAGTTTTTTCAAAGTTTGACTTTCTGCAACACATACAACTACCATCCAATTTCAAGAACATAAGGGACAAAATTCAAAGACAGTAAGAGAAAGCACAAAGTTGTATCCATTCCATACCTATTAAAATCACATTATTAAGGAAAGCTTCAACCACATTGTCAACAAAAAACTGTGGCAAAATCAAAGACGCTATGAACGCAGCAGGAGCTAAGACCCATAAGAAAGAGCCACCCTTTCCTTCAAAGGGGGAAGATTCCAATTTCCCTTCTTCTACAGATTGGTGTGTCAGGCCACAAAAAGAGACGGAACCTGATTTACCATGAAACGGTTCCGCCCCGTTAAATGTAGTAACGGGCACACTAGAACTTTGTTTTGGATGAACTTCCAAGCCACCGTTTAAATTGGAATCAGAAGAATGTACAAGAAGCCTCTGGAATTTGCTCAATCCCAAAAGTGAAGGCTCTTTAATCACCCATTTTAAacctgtaataaaaaaaaatcaatttgttgAATTTTCTGGTGTAAACAGAGACCCAATATACAAAcaacaaattcaattttgtgGTGTAATTCTGAACCGGAAAATGCAGCACCCATACATTTTGAGGCGTTTCCGAAGTGAAATCTTTGTCTTTGATTTGTGAATGGAGCGCGGATTCCAAACGCTGGTGACTGCGAATAAACATTAACGAATAGGTGAATAGTATTCGAGAATAGCAGAGAAGAGTTAGAATGGTAACATAGAAAAATTGATTCGGAGGTGTGGGTTAAGGTTTACTCACTGATAGAATACGATGATTGGAAGAGTGAAGTGGTTGAGAGGGAAGAGCGCAACAAAGGGTCTGAAGTTCCATCACTCACTTTTTAGGGTTTTAGAACTATGAGCTTACCCCCCTGCTTCTAAAACCCCTTGTGAGagtaattttacataattttttattctttaattcttttttaataactaGAAATCCTCTACGTAGTTAATACTACTAGTATAAGCTAAATCTGCACGTAGTGCATTACAGATAAAATCTGGTACTAcctcaaacataaaaaaattatccaataaTTACATTCCATGCTTAACTAAATTATCAGCAACTTAGTTAGCTTCATGTAAAACATGAACCCAAATAATGTCTTTGGTGTTGATGGATATTATAGATAATTTGTACCAAACTATAATAAGGATGCGAAAAACAACATCATTTAATCATCTAGCTTAATGCTACTTGagaattagaatatattttaggataaaacatgtttgtcattttaataaatatttgaattttgtatttgttttttattaaaaacatttttttttattttctgataaaataaaattttattttttatacttgacATATTTTCTTAgtgtttaataattaatatattttatggcaattcttgataatttttttcatttgttattgatctctttgaaaaaaattaataacatatttttttattagtgagtaaatataaaatttgttaatttatcatgaattaaaaaaagtattaaggattaaaaataaaaattattattttattagaaacttgattaaaaaaatttcttttatagaaagtaaacacaaaattcaaattatttattagagatgaaaatatattttagtttatattttaatacaacGGAAACCTATTTTTCAGGTTaatttcaaactataaaaaaaaaaatactctacaACTATTTTATATTCACGTACTATCAAAGTTTGGTATCTAGTATTTAGTACTCAAATTAATGGGTTTGCATTGtgtaaactattttatattcacattttaataaaatttagctattttagttttt encodes the following:
- the LOC100805065 gene encoding uncharacterized protein, coding for MELQTLCCALPSQPLHSSNHRILSSPAFGIRAPFTNQRQRFHFGNASKCLKWVIKEPSLLGLSKFQRLLVHSSDSNLNGGLEVHPKQSSSVPVTTFNGAEPFHGKSGSVSFCGLTHQSVEEGKLESSPFEGKGGSFLWVLAPAAFIASLILPQFFVDNVVEAFLNNVILIDIVTIFSHEVLFYIGLATFLHVTDCVQRPYLQYSSKRWGLITGLRGYLFSAFFTMGLKIIAPLILLFVTWSAIRIAAFVAITPFLVGCVAQIAFEKALDNRGSSCWPLVPVIFEVYRLYQLTKAANFAEKLLFSMKGLPAGPELVERSGALFAMLITFQVLGIVCLWSLMTFLLRLFPSRPVADHY
- the LOC100802770 gene encoding octanoyltransferase LIP2p, chloroplastic produces the protein MILLGSYSLTSIPSSPISLRPHSSVAHGRMVQCSRRCELFDLHQELIPYDVAWSWQKDIVREKKSQIENEGDCSDTLIILQHPSVYTLGTASTHHNLNFDIENPPFPIYRTERGGEVTFHGPGQLIMYPIINLRRHKMDLHWYLRTLEEVVIRALSSTFSIQASRVEGLTGVWVGNQKLAALGIRVAHWITYHGLALNVTTDLSPFKWVIPCGIRDRQVGSIKGLLKEAQSCIAHGTSVLHDLDDTSLIHITYRSLIEEFSRAFQLEYHYKTISVPVLCKRKPSCFSKETQQS